The Xiphophorus couchianus chromosome 18, X_couchianus-1.0, whole genome shotgun sequence DNA window tttaatattagagatatattgatgattttgtttttctgtttgtcataCATTTCTTAGGGGAAATGTATTCTAGTCCTTCTTTATCTCATTTCACtcatctaatttatttttctgttaccCTAGTAAGATAGCAGAAGAGGGTTTTACTATTTAAGTTAATCAGTACAGTCTGACTGTTGCTGATGCATGTGCTCATGATGTACACGCAGTCCTTGGCCCTATCTCCTGCGTCATGTTTTAGACGGCATCCGAGGGGATTCTCATGCAGTGGCCTACATAATGTTTGGATAACAATGACACATTCATATCTGCAACATGCACTCTTCGGATGTTGTGATAGCCTAGCTTTTCTTATCAGGCTTTCTTctgaaaatgtctcattttggATTAACTTCTGCCACTAATATAGGTCAGTTATGTATTTTTTACCTTTACAATtcacaacattattgtttattatttttatctttggcTTTTATAAAACAATCCATTTAAGTTTTTCTCTGTATAGCTTTGAAGCTAAACTATGCATAGAGTTTGCATTCTTGTACAAGAAGCAGCCTGTTGTCTGCTGTTCTTAGTTAtttacggtggccgacaggtgcaaatgcgcagcaaaagagaaaacatgcaaacaaacaaaaaacacgcgcacaaattaaatgcggcaagcaaaaagcgaataaaatgcagcaaacaaaaagagagacgcaaacaaaaaagaagacacccccgaatgaaatgcagcaaacaaaaagtgagacgcaaacaaaaaagaagacacccccgaatgaaatgcagcaaacaaaaagtgttgaaaacggaagtgctccagaccactagggggagtcaaagagtcgagaccgagcccagaacggtatgactgacacaaagtctatcacgctacccataaattattctgttattctataatattataaaagacggcgtatctgaaaagaaatatagtaatacgtacctttactttctttcaaatttctttctctgaatcttgcatctggtcccatagaaatgaatactattttctttgactccccctagtggtctggagcacttccgttttcaacactttttgtttgctgcatttcattcgggggtgttttcttttttgtttgcgtctctctttttgtttgctgcatttcattcgctttttgcttgccgcatttaatttgtgcgcgtgttttttgtttgtttgcatgttttctcttttgctgcgcatttgcacctgtcggccaccgtagttATTTACCTTggttacaacaaaaaaaagtatgtatTGGAAAACAGCATctgttttaatagttaaaaaaaaaagaaaacataaccCATCTTTATTCCAGGAAGCGAAGGTAACCAACATTGATGATTATGACATTCATTAAACAGCATGCTCAGGTAAACCTTCACTTTATTGCAGTACAATTTTAAAGTGTAATGACTCCTCTAAACATCGAGCCAAAGCTCATTAACTTTACAGTTATActaaatggaaaaattaaagagTAATTATTACCAAAAAGCTTTGTTCTTACTTGTGGATTGCATGAATTGCAGCCCAAACAGACATAATCAAACTAATTTCCTTGCATGAACACCTCACTTGTTTACAAGACTTTATCAAAAATGGAACACACAATTGCATCTGTACAGTTATTATTTGTTAACAGCCACACACCCAAACCCAACAAAGGGAAAATGCACTACCTTAGTGCCACCATGTGGTTAACTGAACAGATACAGCTGAAGAAGATGAAGTTTCCGAATAAAATGGTCATATTTAAGCCAAACAGTAATTCATGTGCCTCTTTAGAAAATAGAACTGAacactgtagttttaaaaacttaCCTGTGCAACAAATATATGAGACTGCATTATGTACAACGTATCTGTTTCTATTATATacatgtttttaagaaatgaCATCCGCTCTCTGCTCTTCTTTCTGCACAACCTCTCCCAGCTGCCTGACAAGATCGGCCAGTGTGTTTAAATCATGGTTCCCTCTTTCCAGCAGCTCATACCGAAGGCTCGAGATGTCCTGTTTGATCTCTCTCAATTCACCTTTGGGTCAAGTAagttatgtatttattcactttttggCAATTCCATGAtctagagataaaaaaaaaaaaaaacagcaacagtgtTTCCAGGAAACGTACCTTCGTTAACTTCGTCGTTATCTTTATCTCTCTGTGCTTTAAATATGTATCTTTTGATGAGGCAGTTCATTACTTtctgcaaaaaagtaaaaaaatattcaagtattacattacattaatgACCCATTAACTTGTTTAAACAGAAAGATGGTTGGGgtgaaaacatgtaattttctatttgatttgataaacatgcgtagttaaaaaaaactcaatgtATGTATTTGAAACATTGGTTGATTCAGATGTGCGCCCCTTTTCAAACATATTGGCACCCCTGGTAAAGTTGTGTAAAaagacagttgttttttttgtacagtagcaAATATAacattgattctttttttaatctaacatATAACTTGAGTTCTCTTATTCAGGTGGGAATTCTTGTTACGAAATAAACTTTTCCTTGACATTATGAGTACTGCAACATTTTCACTAAGTTTCCTGGTATTACATAGTTTCAGATTGCCCTCCAAACCAACAAGATTCCCATGGGTTCTCGGATGGAAAACGGCCCACACCATCTCAGATCCTCCACCATACACAGCAGTGAGCATAGGATGTTTTTGACACAATATTATTCACACAATAAATTCACATAATATTCCTCAGTTTCATCTGAATGGCACATTTTGAATAAAGGCCAGGATAAATGAATTTCTGTATCGCATATTTATTCCCCAGAAAAATAGCTATGGCTTACTGTTGAAAAGTTGCCAGATGCTCCGATAGCCTAAAAATGTAAAGTGTAAATTGCAAAACTGCttcctttatatttttttaggaGAATTGTTAGAGGATGAATTTGttgaaaacacagttttagtttatattactacaataaaatattatactTTTGAGACTTTCTACACATCTCTCTACCAAGAAATGTGGATGCTGTTTTATGAGGTTTGTTAGGAAACACACTAATATTCAGAAAATTAGATGCTGAGCTTATTCTTCATGTATGTGTGCAAAATGTCAAATGTGTAGATACGAAATGACCATCTGTAGTCAGGCAATGAAAAATGCTTTACTTGATGACGTGTAGGTTGAACAGATGAGTCCTCCTTCAGTCCTCCGTGTTCCCTTAACTGTAGTATCAGTAagaatgaaaagcagaaaataagacttttattgcactttaattgcatttataGAACTTTGTAACATCTATAAACCCAGAGCAAAACCAGGGTACAATGGGACATTAggcaaatttagatttttctaagGTCAGGTATGAAGTATGTCATTTTGTAGATGTCTTACATTTTTAAGATCCATGTCATTGTTTGAattctctttgctttttcttgaaGATCTGATCAATGTCTTTATCCCGAGTAGGAAGGACACCACAGATTTGGGGCTGGGTACGAGGTTGAAGGGTACAGGCAGAGTGCTGCCATGCTCAAAGTAGGAAAACCACAGCTTGGCTCGGGCAAATTTCCACTCCACATCAGCATCATCCTGAAGTATCAGATAAGAGGGGGCATTCAGaggttagaaataaaaaaaacatgaaggacagataaaaatgtcaaaagggAATGGATTGTATTCCACGATAACTCATGAAAGACAAAATCAAGCagtaattaaaacatgtttgggGTCGTGTAGTGTCACAGGGGTACAGCACAACCTCATGCTTTCCCTCTCTCTTATTACCTACTTTACTAACCACTTTCAAATAACGGCTgttagagccaataaaaccttaaaaaaacatgttgtgttTGAGTCATACCTCGATTTCCTGGAAGGAGTTGTTGAACATGGCTATGAGCATGTTCAGCAGAACAATCACCATGATGATGTTGTACACCCCATACAGAACATAGCCTATGTTCTCAATGAACTTATGGTTGATGTTTAATACCACAGATTTTACTTCTGACAGTCCGAAGATGGCCcagaataatgttttaaaactttcttcaATCCTGGAGGAAGAGagaaatcaataataatatacaAACTATTGTCGCAGCCTGTAAGTGCGTTGCACTTACGTTGTAAAGGCAACGTTGTGTTTGGCTCCAAGGTAGTATGAGTATAGATCGAACATTCCCACCATGAAAGCGACAAACACCGTTATGAAAATCACCATGAACTGGAAAATGTCTTTCACCGTTCTTCCCAGAGAGATCTGCAACGGCCCAAACCTCTCGTTGGCAGGCAGGATGTACGCAATGCGGGAAAAACTCAGAACAATGGCAATCGCATAGAGACCTTCGGAGATAAGCTGAGGGTCTGAGGGCATCCAGTGAATTCTTGctgaaaatatataaagatGGTGTTACCTAGAGAAGCTTAGGTGATGTAAACATTCATCCTACCTATTCTACTATAGCTGTAAGAAAAGGAAACTAATGAAAGCCATAGTAGCCCCCAAGAATTCAATGGTTTATTATATGTTAAATTACAACACAATATCTAAATGTTTACAATTTTGGATGTATACTTACCCAGCTGAAAATATTGTACCTCAGAAGGCAAGGTCATGTTGAATGGATGCTTGTCAATGTAGCACTGTGCAGAATGTGCGTGCCAGAAAGCCATTAATCTTGCTATGAAAGAGGTCATAAAAATGGCCAAAATACTAAAATCCAGAAGGTTCCATGGTTCTAAGATGTATTCCTGAATATCCTGTGACCAGATATCTTTACATTCTTCCCATATCTTACCtgtaagggggaaaaaagttgtGATTTGTTGTGCTGAGAGTGAcaatgaacaaaacaataaagcacaATAGGGAATTCATTCTGAAACGTAGAATGTAtaccattaaaacatttgatgaaaacaaGCCATATGGCagcaaaaaacagtttttgtggTTATTTTATGATTTCAATACTTTAACACAAATAAGCTTTTAAGATGCTGAAACAACATACAATTATAGCGAGTTTGGAAATTaaggattttgtgcaaaaaattttACGTATGGCAGAGTTTCtctaattaaactttaatttaatctaTTAGATGGTGTATGTCCAGTTCATCTAATAGATGCATACACCAAAATGCATATTTCATTTCCTTAGCAAGAGGCAGAGAAACAATACAGTTTTTGTTTCCatcaacaaaataatgcaagaagcTTGTTGATAGctccaaaaatacattttctgtatttgctaGAGGACAATTCTTTACCAGTGATGGTACACTTTGAGCCCATCTGTATATTTTGGTGGAGATACAACTAGTATTACATTTGTACTTTGTAAGCTaatctaatgtttttaattctGATAGGCAGTTACTGTAACCTTAACCAGTAACCTTAGACACATTTCGTCAGGTAAAATGTGTCTAAACAATACCTATAACCCAGAAAATGATAAGAATCTCCATCCAGGTGAAACTGGTGGTCTTCATCCGGAAAACCTGCGAGGGATAATCATGGGTGGTCATGTTCGGCAGCAGTGATGTTCCTGCGAAGCGGTCCGCTGCGTTTAGAACCAGCAAACAGAGGAATATGATGAAGGAAGCTGCATGAGCCACAAACTTCAGGAAGGGTCCACGCATGAGTTTCCccaactgcaaaaaaaatatcattttgaGAAGCATCAATTTACAACAtcaactgtaaatatttcttattttaaaaaaatatataaattctcCGAGTTATAATAATGTGTAATAGGATTAGCAACTAACCTTACTTGATGGTGCTATCCAGTAAATAAAAGCTAGGACAGGTAACCCAACAGCTACACCGAAGACAAAAAGAACTTTAACTGCAACTGTTTGCTGATGCAGTCCAGTCAGGTTCTCATACCAGATTGATCGAAGATGCTGCTGGCAGTTTGGATGGGccacaaactgcaaaaaatgaGGCAAATGTTTATGTTGATCCATGCATTTCTTAGAGGTAAAAGAAATTAGCACAAAAACGCACATCACTGTtgtgattgatttttttcccatccCTACTGGCACTTTCCAACCACTCTGACTGAATCTGAGTTGTTATGTGAGGAAGAGTGGGGAAGGCTCAATCTCTAGATGTACAAAGCACACAAAGTGCAGTTTTGATGTAGGGTGGCTaaaaaatgcacaccacacttttcagatgtttatttgtaaaaatgttgaaaacctcATCACATTTCCTcacacttcacaattatacatgTCTTTGTGCTGcaacaagacaaaatgaaatttgaagaCACTGTGTCAATTGGCTCATGAGGTTGAAAAtagaagtgaaaaataaattggagGCTTGAAAATGATTTACCTttttaacttcatattttattgcCAGCTTTAGCCTGATCAGGTTCAGTTTGGCAGAGGTTGCTGTGTTAGCAAAGGATTCCATGTCACCATTCAGGACCGCCTCTACTTCCTCCGTGTTCCGACACAAATCCAAGAGTCCCACCACAAAGTCTTTACACTGCATGGACAATTTCTTGTAGTCATTCTGAAACAGACAAATTACACTTTCATTTTAGACGTAGTATGTAGAAACTATACTTCGGACGAGACAAGAATTGTATTTTTGTACCTTGAACTCTTTCTCTGTGTTGGCCAGAACTGCGAGCTCATTGCTCAGCTCCAAAGCTGCCATCACAGGATCCTGACTCGAAAGGCAAAGATACGCTGGGCTGGCGAGGCCTTTGTAAGCACTGATACGAGACTGAGAGTGGCAGAAGGTGTCAAGCCTCTGCTGCTCAATGCAGGCCCTGCACTGACAGAAGTAGTCATGGGGACGCTCTATATGGGCCCCCCTCAAAAGTAGCATGTGTACTATCTCGTACTCGTGACACTGAGAAGCCAGGATAATAGGAGTGATGTCATGAGAGAAACGCGTGCCATCCTCATCGTAGGAGAAAAAGTCGTCCCGTGTCTCGTCATGACTGGGGTTGTTCGTCAACCTCTGACCATCTGCAAAGGCCTCGTGGCTTAAAATGGCTTCCACTATGCGGATGTACCCTTTACTGATGGCTAACAGCAAAGCATCCCCCACTTTTGCAAGTTCTTTCCTCTTAAGCAAAAGCTTGACCACTTCTAAGTGCTCACTTGCGACTGCCAGCTGCAGTGCATTCTGCCCCATGTAGTTGACGCAGTTGATGTTGAGGTGTGGAAGCTCCTCCAGCATCCGCCTCACTTCAGGAATGTTGCCGTACTCCGCAGCTTCTAGGAACACCTCCTCAGTAATGGAGACGCAGGAGGAAGGGTGAGCTTGGAACAGGTAACCAGCTCCCCGAGCTGTTTGTCTCCGATGTTTGGCTCCAACATGCCCCGTCATCAAGGCTCTCCTTTCGCTGATCCATCTGAAGACGGA harbors:
- the trpc6b gene encoding short transient receptor potential channel 6 produces the protein MIKRSRTLTLRQSQKSRWISERRALMTGHVGAKHRRQTARGAGYLFQAHPSSCVSITEEVFLEAAEYGNIPEVRRMLEELPHLNINCVNYMGQNALQLAVASEHLEVVKLLLKRKELAKVGDALLLAISKGYIRIVEAILSHEAFADGQRLTNNPSHDETRDDFFSYDEDGTRFSHDITPIILASQCHEYEIVHMLLLRGAHIERPHDYFCQCRACIEQQRLDTFCHSQSRISAYKGLASPAYLCLSSQDPVMAALELSNELAVLANTEKEFKNDYKKLSMQCKDFVVGLLDLCRNTEEVEAVLNGDMESFANTATSAKLNLIRLKLAIKYEVKKFVAHPNCQQHLRSIWYENLTGLHQQTVAVKVLFVFGVAVGLPVLAFIYWIAPSSKLGKLMRGPFLKFVAHAASFIIFLCLLVLNAADRFAGTSLLPNMTTHDYPSQVFRMKTTSFTWMEILIIFWVIGKIWEECKDIWSQDIQEYILEPWNLLDFSILAIFMTSFIARLMAFWHAHSAQCYIDKHPFNMTLPSEVQYFQLARIHWMPSDPQLISEGLYAIAIVLSFSRIAYILPANERFGPLQISLGRTVKDIFQFMVIFITVFVAFMVGMFDLYSYYLGAKHNVAFTTIEESFKTLFWAIFGLSEVKSVVLNINHKFIENIGYVLYGVYNIIMVIVLLNMLIAMFNNSFQEIEDDADVEWKFARAKLWFSYFEHGSTLPVPFNLVPSPKSVVSFLLGIKTLIRSSRKSKENSNNDMDLKNLREHGGLKEDSSVQPTRHQKVMNCLIKRYIFKAQRDKDNDEVNEGELREIKQDISSLRYELLERGNHDLNTLADLVRQLGEVVQKEEQRADVIS